The following are from one region of the Rhizobacter sp. AJA081-3 genome:
- a CDS encoding efflux RND transporter periplasmic adaptor subunit, whose translation MPTSTRLLLVATPLAVALAAALITVSVYAADKPAASAPVKPALTVTVTTPQTANVPVKINANGNITAWQEASVGTEANGLRLAEVRVNVGDVVKRGQVLATFAADTMSAELAQTRAAVAEAEATLAEAAANAQRARELQTTGALSAQQINQYLTAERTAQARLEAQRAAAKTQQLRLAQTRVLAPDNGVISARSATVGAVLPAGQELFRLIRGGRLEWRAEVPAAELVQLKAGTPASVTTAGGGAIVGKIRMVAPTVDPATRNGIVYVDLPQPGSARAGMFARGEFEIGNAQGLSLPQSAVVLRDGFSYVLRVGPDAKVTQTKVTIGRRWADRIEITGGLDKAARVVAAGGGFLGDGDTVRVVEASPAAVPTQKTASK comes from the coding sequence ATGCCCACCTCGACCCGACTGCTCCTCGTCGCCACGCCGCTGGCCGTGGCCTTGGCCGCCGCGCTGATCACCGTCAGCGTCTACGCGGCCGACAAGCCCGCCGCCTCCGCACCGGTCAAGCCCGCGCTGACCGTCACCGTCACCACGCCGCAGACCGCCAACGTGCCGGTGAAGATCAACGCCAACGGCAACATCACCGCCTGGCAGGAAGCCAGCGTCGGCACCGAGGCCAACGGCCTGCGGCTGGCCGAGGTGCGCGTGAACGTCGGCGACGTGGTCAAGCGCGGCCAGGTGCTCGCCACCTTCGCCGCCGACACCATGAGCGCCGAGCTGGCGCAGACCCGCGCCGCCGTCGCCGAGGCCGAGGCCACGCTGGCCGAAGCCGCCGCGAACGCGCAACGTGCCCGCGAGCTGCAGACCACCGGTGCGCTGTCGGCGCAGCAGATCAACCAGTACCTCACCGCCGAACGCACCGCGCAGGCACGGCTGGAAGCGCAACGCGCCGCCGCGAAGACACAGCAGCTGCGCCTGGCGCAGACGCGGGTGCTGGCGCCCGACAACGGCGTGATCTCGGCGCGCAGCGCCACCGTCGGTGCGGTGCTGCCGGCCGGGCAGGAGCTGTTCCGCCTGATCCGCGGCGGGCGCCTCGAGTGGCGCGCCGAAGTACCGGCGGCCGAGCTTGTTCAGCTCAAGGCCGGCACACCGGCCAGCGTCACCACGGCCGGCGGCGGCGCCATCGTCGGCAAGATCCGCATGGTCGCGCCCACGGTCGACCCGGCCACGCGCAACGGCATCGTCTACGTCGACCTGCCGCAGCCCGGCTCGGCGCGCGCCGGCATGTTCGCGCGCGGCGAGTTCGAGATCGGCAACGCGCAGGGCCTGTCGCTGCCGCAGAGCGCCGTGGTGCTGCGCGACGGCTTCAGCTACGTGCTGCGCGTCGGCCCCGACGCCAAGGTCACGCAGACCAAGGTGACGATTGGCCGGCGCTGGGCCGACCGCATCGAGATCACCGGCGGGCTGGACAAGGCCGCGCGCGTGGTCGCCGCGGGCGGCGGCTTCCTCGGCGACGGCGACACCGTGCGCGTGGTCGAGGCGTCCCCGGCCGCCGTGCCGACGCAGAAGACCGCGTCGAAGTAA
- a CDS encoding efflux transporter outer membrane subunit has translation MNEPTPPIPRRAAGAALLTALALAGCASLAPATTPAAPPAPATQWQVPLPASDPAAELKRWWQQFNDPLLAQLIESAQTASPTIASARSRIEQARAARVAGGAALGPTLDASASASRGRFDLAAPIGTSAGAGLQAAWELDLFGANRAGRDAAQARLEGAQALWHDARISVAAETASSYLALRACEAQLAQTEFDAASRAETARLTELAAKAGFQAPASADLARASAAQGNASLTQQRAACDLAVKSLVAMTALAEPDLRAKLQAGRAQLPQPPQIGVAQVPARVLAQRPDLANAERELAAAASDAAQARAQRYPRVALAGNITPSRFESGGVSTSGTVWSIGPISVSLPIFDGGVRRANADAAQARYDAAAVGYAASLRTAVREVEEALVALQSTAGRGDDARTAAEGFERSYRAVESRYRGGLASLFELEDARRTAVAAQSALIELQRERVAAWISLYRALGGGWTPADPAQAEAAAPNPRS, from the coding sequence ATGAACGAACCGACTCCACCGATTCCCCGCCGCGCCGCCGGTGCTGCACTGCTGACGGCCCTCGCGCTGGCCGGCTGCGCCAGCTTGGCACCGGCGACGACACCCGCCGCGCCGCCCGCCCCGGCCACTCAGTGGCAGGTGCCGCTGCCGGCATCCGACCCCGCCGCCGAGCTCAAGCGCTGGTGGCAGCAGTTCAACGACCCGCTGCTGGCCCAGCTGATCGAATCGGCGCAGACCGCCAGCCCGACCATCGCCTCCGCCCGCTCGCGCATCGAGCAGGCGCGCGCCGCTCGCGTGGCCGGCGGCGCCGCGCTCGGCCCGACGCTGGACGCCAGCGCCAGCGCCTCGCGCGGCCGCTTCGATCTCGCTGCGCCGATCGGCACGAGTGCCGGCGCAGGCCTCCAAGCGGCGTGGGAGCTCGACCTGTTCGGCGCGAACCGCGCCGGGCGCGATGCCGCCCAGGCGCGCCTGGAAGGCGCGCAGGCGCTCTGGCACGACGCACGCATCTCGGTGGCCGCGGAGACGGCGTCGAGCTACCTCGCGCTGCGCGCCTGCGAAGCGCAGCTGGCGCAGACCGAGTTCGACGCCGCTTCGCGCGCCGAGACCGCGCGCCTGACCGAGCTGGCCGCGAAGGCCGGCTTCCAGGCTCCGGCCAGCGCCGACCTGGCACGCGCCAGCGCCGCGCAAGGCAACGCCTCGCTCACGCAGCAACGCGCAGCCTGCGACCTGGCAGTCAAGTCGCTGGTCGCGATGACCGCGCTGGCCGAGCCGGACCTGCGTGCCAAGCTGCAGGCGGGGCGCGCGCAGCTGCCGCAGCCGCCGCAGATCGGCGTCGCCCAGGTGCCGGCGCGGGTGCTCGCCCAGCGCCCCGACCTCGCCAACGCCGAGCGTGAACTGGCGGCCGCCGCGTCCGATGCGGCGCAGGCCCGCGCCCAGCGCTACCCGCGCGTCGCGCTGGCCGGCAACATCACGCCGTCTCGGTTCGAGAGCGGCGGCGTCAGCACCAGCGGCACCGTCTGGAGCATCGGCCCGATCAGCGTGAGCTTGCCGATCTTCGATGGCGGTGTGCGACGCGCCAACGCCGACGCGGCGCAGGCGCGCTACGACGCCGCGGCGGTGGGCTACGCCGCCAGCCTGCGCACCGCCGTGCGCGAAGTCGAGGAAGCGTTGGTCGCGCTGCAGAGCACCGCCGGCCGCGGCGACGATGCGCGCACTGCCGCCGAAGGCTTCGAGCGCTCCTACCGCGCCGTCGAATCGCGCTACCGCGGCGGCCTGGCCAGCCTGTTCGAGCTGGAGGACGCACGCCGCACCGCGGTGGCCGCGCAGTCGGCACTGATCGAGCTGCAGCGCGAACGCGTCGCCGCCTGGATCTCGCTGTACCGCGCCCTCGGCGGAGGCTGGACGCCCGCCGACCCGGCGCAGGCAGAAGCCGCCGCCCCGAACCCCCGCAGCTGA
- a CDS encoding CerR family C-terminal domain-containing protein has protein sequence MIEINPARPRAPRSDGEQSRERLLHAALALFAQQGFAKTSTREIAEAAGTNLAAIKYYFGDKAGLYRAVFFELQSAPEEEIERFGGAQLSLRDALRGLYIGLIEPLKQGELTTLCMKLHMREMLEPTGLWAEEIDKGIRPMHEALVEVLCRHVGVARPDDEIQRLAVCVAALGVHLHVGRDVTDALAPNLNATPDALDRWLERLVMYAEAMVAAEVQRRRSTG, from the coding sequence ATGATCGAGATCAACCCCGCCCGCCCCCGCGCGCCGCGCAGCGATGGCGAACAGTCGCGCGAGCGCCTGCTGCATGCCGCACTCGCACTGTTCGCGCAGCAGGGCTTCGCCAAGACCTCGACACGCGAGATCGCCGAAGCCGCCGGCACCAACCTGGCGGCCATCAAGTACTACTTCGGCGACAAGGCCGGGCTGTACCGCGCCGTGTTCTTCGAGCTGCAGTCGGCGCCGGAAGAAGAGATCGAGCGCTTCGGCGGTGCGCAGCTCAGCCTGCGCGACGCGCTGCGCGGCCTGTACATCGGCCTGATCGAGCCGCTCAAGCAGGGTGAGCTGACCACGCTGTGCATGAAGCTGCACATGCGCGAAATGCTCGAGCCCACCGGCCTGTGGGCCGAGGAGATCGACAAGGGCATCCGGCCGATGCACGAGGCGCTGGTCGAGGTGCTGTGCCGGCATGTCGGCGTCGCGCGTCCCGACGACGAGATCCAGCGCCTGGCGGTCTGCGTGGCAGCGCTCGGCGTGCACCTGCACGTGGGACGCGACGTCACCGACGCGCTGGCGCCGAACCTGAACGCCACGCCCGATGCGCTGGACCGCTGGCTCGAAAGGCTGGTGATGTACGCCGAGGCCATGGTCGCGGCCGAGGTGCAGCGGCGCCGAAGCACCGGCTGA
- a CDS encoding YafY family protein, protein MDRTERFYKIELLLRSRGSVSFAVLREELDVSPATLKRDLQYLRDRLNAPIVYDAFDNGYRFDAAATRGERHELPGMWFSENEIHALLTMHQLLAGLDDDGVLSRHLQPMLERLQGMLGADAAESRELMRRIKVIGTARRRVPSRWFELLGSALVQRRRLWLRYFKRSDRRESEREVSPQRLVHYRGTWYLDAWCHASDGLRRFALDAVREAKLLDTKAKNVPVRELEAALDAGYGIYGGGDTKVKWATLLFDADAAQWVASEEWHPQQKSRHLPDGRYELQVPYADATELTMDILRHGDSVTVAGDKALAAAIAQRLKSALSRYA, encoded by the coding sequence ATGGACCGCACCGAACGCTTCTACAAGATCGAGCTGCTGCTGCGCAGCCGCGGCAGCGTCAGCTTCGCCGTGCTGCGCGAGGAGCTCGACGTGTCGCCGGCCACGCTCAAGCGCGACCTGCAGTACCTGCGCGACCGCCTGAACGCGCCGATCGTCTACGACGCCTTCGACAACGGCTACCGCTTCGACGCCGCCGCCACGCGCGGCGAGCGCCACGAGCTGCCGGGCATGTGGTTCAGCGAGAACGAGATCCACGCGCTGCTGACCATGCACCAGTTGCTCGCCGGGCTCGACGACGATGGCGTGCTGTCGCGCCACCTTCAACCCATGCTCGAGCGGCTGCAGGGCATGCTCGGTGCCGACGCCGCCGAGTCACGCGAGCTGATGCGCCGCATCAAGGTGATCGGCACGGCGCGGCGGCGCGTGCCCAGCCGCTGGTTCGAGCTGCTCGGCAGCGCGCTGGTACAGCGCCGGCGCCTCTGGCTGCGCTACTTCAAGCGCAGTGACCGGCGCGAGAGCGAGCGCGAGGTATCGCCGCAGCGTCTGGTTCACTACCGCGGCACCTGGTACCTGGACGCCTGGTGCCACGCCAGCGACGGCCTGCGCCGCTTCGCACTCGACGCCGTGCGCGAGGCGAAGCTGCTCGACACCAAGGCGAAGAACGTGCCGGTGCGCGAGCTCGAGGCGGCGCTGGACGCGGGTTACGGCATCTACGGCGGCGGCGACACCAAGGTGAAGTGGGCCACGCTGCTGTTCGACGCCGACGCGGCACAGTGGGTCGCCAGCGAGGAGTGGCACCCACAGCAGAAGTCCCGGCATCTGCCCGACGGCCGCTACGAACTGCAGGTGCCCTACGCCGACGCGACCGAGCTGACGATGGACATCCTGCGCCACGGCGACAGCGTGACGGTCGCCGGTGACAAGGCCCTGGCCGCCGCAATCGCCCAGCGCCTGAAGAGCGCGCTGTCGCGCTACGCTTGA
- a CDS encoding DUF427 domain-containing protein: MKAIWNGVVIAESDDTVVVEGNHYFPENSLKREYVSFSNHRTSCPWKGQAHYYSLFVDGDVNPDAVWYYPEPSEAAREIKGRVAFWKGVKVTE; encoded by the coding sequence ATGAAGGCCATCTGGAACGGCGTGGTCATCGCCGAAAGCGACGACACCGTGGTGGTGGAAGGCAACCACTACTTCCCCGAGAACAGCCTGAAGCGCGAGTACGTCAGCTTCAGCAACCACCGCACGAGCTGTCCCTGGAAGGGCCAGGCGCACTACTACAGCCTGTTCGTCGACGGCGACGTCAACCCCGACGCCGTCTGGTACTACCCCGAGCCCAGCGAAGCGGCGCGCGAGATCAAGGGCCGGGTCGCGTTCTGGAAGGGTGTGAAAGTCACCGAGTGA
- a CDS encoding amino acid ABC transporter substrate-binding protein, which yields MRNFALATLAAACALPLAAQAQSTLDKAKASGAITVAYRESSIPFSYLDDKAQPVGFGWEICGKIVDEVKKATGRADLKVTTQAVTSANRIPLLVNGTIDIECGSTTNNSERAKQVAFATNYFYTGTRFLVKAGTPVKSLNDLKGKQVVSTTGTTNFKIIRNLNEEQKLGIDLLGAKDHAESALMVQTGRAVAFAMDDILLYGLKASSQNPAELAVVGEAIQVEPYAIMLRRDDPSFKKLVDDTLASLMKSGEFDKLYKKWFESPIPPKGINLQAPMSQELKDNMKALSDKPAT from the coding sequence ATGCGCAACTTCGCTCTCGCCACCCTCGCTGCCGCCTGCGCCCTGCCGCTGGCCGCGCAAGCCCAGTCCACGCTCGACAAGGCCAAGGCCAGCGGCGCCATCACCGTGGCCTACCGCGAGTCGTCGATCCCGTTCAGCTACCTCGACGACAAGGCCCAGCCGGTGGGCTTCGGCTGGGAGATCTGCGGCAAGATCGTCGACGAGGTCAAGAAGGCCACCGGCCGCGCCGACCTGAAGGTCACCACCCAGGCGGTGACCTCGGCCAACCGCATCCCGCTGCTGGTCAATGGCACCATCGACATCGAGTGCGGCTCGACCACCAACAACAGCGAGCGCGCCAAGCAGGTCGCCTTCGCCACCAACTACTTCTACACCGGCACGCGCTTCCTGGTGAAGGCAGGCACGCCGGTGAAATCGCTGAACGATCTGAAGGGCAAGCAGGTGGTGTCGACCACCGGCACGACCAACTTCAAGATCATCCGCAACCTCAATGAAGAGCAGAAGCTCGGCATCGACCTGCTCGGCGCGAAAGACCACGCCGAGTCGGCGCTGATGGTGCAGACCGGTCGCGCCGTCGCCTTCGCGATGGACGACATCCTGCTCTACGGCCTGAAGGCCAGCTCGCAGAACCCCGCCGAACTGGCCGTGGTGGGCGAGGCGATCCAGGTCGAGCCCTACGCGATCATGCTGCGCCGCGACGACCCGTCGTTCAAGAAGCTGGTCGACGACACGCTGGCCAGCCTGATGAAGAGCGGCGAGTTCGACAAGCTCTACAAGAAGTGGTTCGAGTCGCCGATCCCGCCCAAGGGCATCAACCTGCAGGCGCCGATGAGCCAGGAGCTCAAGGACAACATGAAGGCGCTGTCGGACAAGCCGGCGACCTGA
- a CDS encoding GNAT family N-acetyltransferase, with protein sequence MAAIVDDLSRHPQHVEFVAGLVWREFWADVRGGMTQAELADAFGGRAAPGRVLASLIALEGSDDATPLGCVHLIDNDDDSLPELYPWLAAMVVVPERRGQGIGSMLVKAMARQAARLGFEQLWFGTDGPGFYERLGAVKHLQRGADFWIMKLPLAASE encoded by the coding sequence ATGGCGGCGATCGTCGACGACCTGTCTCGCCACCCGCAGCACGTCGAGTTCGTTGCCGGCCTCGTCTGGCGCGAGTTCTGGGCGGACGTGAGGGGCGGCATGACCCAAGCCGAACTCGCCGACGCCTTCGGCGGGCGCGCCGCGCCGGGGCGCGTGCTCGCCAGCCTGATTGCGCTGGAAGGCTCGGACGACGCCACACCGCTGGGCTGCGTGCACCTGATCGACAACGACGACGACTCGCTGCCCGAGCTCTATCCCTGGCTCGCCGCGATGGTGGTGGTGCCCGAGCGGCGCGGGCAGGGCATCGGCTCGATGCTGGTGAAGGCGATGGCCCGGCAGGCGGCGCGACTGGGCTTCGAGCAGCTCTGGTTCGGCACCGACGGGCCGGGCTTCTACGAGCGCCTGGGTGCCGTGAAGCACCTGCAGCGCGGCGCCGATTTCTGGATCATGAAGCTGCCCTTGGCCGCCTCAGAGTGA
- a CDS encoding NADPH-dependent 2,4-dienoyl-CoA reductase: MSAYPHLLAPLDLGFTTLPNRVLMGSMHTGLEDGRKHFPAMAAFFAERARGGVGLMVTGGFAPNIEGWAKPFAGMLASSGAARRHKEVTDAVHAEGGKIALQILHTGRYGYHPLCVAPSRIQSPISPFTPRALSARGIERQIRAFVRCAKLAREAGYDGVEVMGSEGYFINQFLVTHTNQRSDEWGGSYENRMRLPVEIVQRVREAVGKDFILIYRLSMLDLIPDGSSWPEVVTLAKAVTAAGATLLNTGIGWHEARIPTIATSVPRGAFAWVTKKMREELRAAGLTIPLVTSNRINMPEVGEQILADGCADMVSLARPLLADPAFVAKAKAGRNSDINTCIACNQACLDHTFQLKIASCLVNPRAGHETELILQRTAAKKRFAVVGAGPAGLAAATTLAERGHEVHLFDAAAQIGGQFNMAKKIPGKEEFSETLRYFARRLEQTGVRLNLNTRATAATLVAQKFDAVLLATGVVARDPKIPGQDGANVLSYIDVLLHGKPVGERVAVVGAGGIGFDVAEFLVTAAGHSPTLNLPEWLAEWGVADPATVRGGVVRAQPAAPARKVTLLQRKAGKLGKGLGKTTGWIHRAALQMKQVEMIGGVNYERIGPQGLFVTYGEKRQDGQLIECDTIVLCAGQEPLRELEAPLRAAGVPVHLIGGAHEASELDAKRAIDQGTRLAASL; the protein is encoded by the coding sequence ATGAGCGCCTACCCCCACCTCCTCGCCCCGCTGGACCTCGGCTTCACCACGCTGCCCAACCGCGTGCTGATGGGCAGCATGCACACCGGCCTGGAAGACGGCCGCAAGCATTTCCCGGCGATGGCCGCGTTCTTCGCCGAGCGGGCGCGCGGGGGCGTGGGGCTGATGGTCACCGGCGGCTTCGCGCCCAACATCGAAGGCTGGGCCAAGCCTTTCGCCGGCATGCTGGCCAGCTCGGGTGCCGCACGGCGCCACAAGGAAGTCACCGACGCCGTGCACGCCGAGGGCGGCAAGATCGCCCTGCAGATCCTGCACACCGGCCGCTACGGCTACCACCCGCTGTGCGTGGCGCCCTCGCGCATCCAGAGCCCGATCTCGCCTTTCACACCGCGTGCACTGTCGGCGCGCGGCATCGAGCGTCAGATCCGCGCCTTCGTGCGCTGCGCGAAGCTGGCCCGAGAGGCCGGCTACGACGGCGTCGAGGTGATGGGCAGCGAGGGCTACTTCATCAACCAGTTCCTCGTCACCCACACCAACCAGCGCAGCGACGAATGGGGCGGCAGCTACGAGAACCGCATGCGCCTGCCGGTGGAGATCGTGCAGCGCGTGCGCGAGGCGGTGGGCAAGGACTTCATCCTCATCTACCGCCTGTCGATGCTCGACCTCATTCCCGACGGCAGTTCCTGGCCCGAGGTGGTGACGCTGGCCAAGGCCGTCACGGCCGCGGGCGCGACCCTTCTGAACACCGGCATCGGCTGGCACGAAGCACGCATCCCGACCATCGCCACCAGCGTGCCGCGCGGCGCCTTCGCCTGGGTGACGAAGAAGATGCGCGAGGAACTTCGCGCTGCGGGCCTCACGATCCCGTTGGTCACCAGCAACCGCATCAACATGCCCGAGGTGGGCGAGCAGATCCTCGCCGACGGCTGCGCCGACATGGTCAGCCTGGCGCGCCCGTTGCTCGCCGATCCCGCTTTCGTCGCCAAGGCGAAGGCCGGGCGCAACAGCGACATCAACACCTGCATCGCCTGCAACCAGGCCTGCCTCGACCACACCTTCCAGCTGAAGATCGCCAGCTGCCTCGTCAACCCGCGCGCCGGGCACGAGACCGAGCTGATCCTGCAGCGCACGGCGGCGAAGAAGCGCTTTGCCGTGGTCGGCGCCGGACCAGCCGGCCTGGCGGCGGCCACCACGCTCGCCGAGCGCGGCCACGAGGTGCACCTGTTCGACGCGGCGGCGCAGATCGGCGGCCAGTTCAACATGGCGAAGAAGATCCCGGGCAAGGAGGAGTTCAGCGAAACGCTGCGCTACTTCGCGCGCCGGCTCGAGCAGACCGGCGTTCGCCTGAACCTGAACACGCGCGCGACCGCCGCCACGCTGGTCGCGCAGAAGTTCGACGCTGTGCTGCTGGCCACCGGCGTGGTCGCCCGCGACCCGAAGATCCCCGGCCAGGACGGCGCCAACGTGCTCAGCTACATCGACGTGCTGCTGCACGGCAAGCCGGTGGGCGAGCGCGTCGCGGTGGTCGGTGCGGGCGGCATCGGCTTCGACGTCGCCGAGTTCCTCGTCACGGCCGCCGGCCATTCGCCCACGCTGAACCTGCCCGAGTGGCTGGCCGAATGGGGCGTGGCCGACCCGGCCACGGTGCGCGGCGGCGTGGTGCGCGCGCAGCCGGCCGCACCGGCAAGGAAGGTCACGCTGCTGCAGCGCAAGGCCGGCAAGCTCGGCAAGGGCCTGGGCAAGACCACCGGCTGGATCCACCGCGCGGCACTGCAGATGAAGCAGGTGGAGATGATCGGCGGCGTGAACTACGAGCGCATCGGCCCGCAGGGCCTGTTCGTCACCTACGGCGAGAAGCGCCAGGACGGGCAGCTGATCGAGTGCGACACCATCGTGCTTTGCGCCGGGCAGGAGCCGCTGCGCGAGCTGGAGGCGCCGCTGCGCGCGGCCGGTGTGCCGGTGCACCTGATCGGCGGCGCGCACGAGGCCTCGGAGCTCGACGCCAAGCGCGCCATCGACCAGGGCACGCGGCTGGCCGCGTCACTCTGA
- a CDS encoding metal-sensing transcriptional repressor, protein MSVLNDEKTRTDLLNRLKRAEGQLRGIQRMIEEGEECLAIAGQMSAVRKALDSAYVRMTVCFMEQELSARLGDKPAARADLGHMLDNVETLLGKIR, encoded by the coding sequence ATGTCCGTCCTGAACGACGAGAAGACCCGCACCGACCTGCTCAACCGCCTCAAGCGTGCCGAGGGCCAGCTGCGCGGCATCCAGCGCATGATCGAGGAGGGCGAGGAATGCCTGGCCATCGCCGGGCAGATGTCGGCGGTGCGCAAGGCGCTGGACAGCGCCTACGTGCGCATGACGGTGTGCTTCATGGAGCAGGAGCTGTCGGCGCGCCTGGGCGACAAGCCCGCCGCGCGTGCCGACCTCGGCCACATGCTCGACAACGTCGAGACCCTGCTGGGCAAGATCCGGTAA
- a CDS encoding SLAC1 anion channel family protein, producing MSTDHAPLKHLMPGWFAIVMGWSGLALAWHRATPALGDMAAGISLVAGAFALLVFALLAAALLLRWQRHHDAMLEDLQHPVRHAFFAAIPISALLLITLGVAHFGPGVPGLGALWLIASVAQFAVTLWVLSRWLRATAAAGTAAWNWGGITPALFIPIVGNVLAPLAGIPLGYGAWAAAQFGLGLLFWPVVMVLVFVRFGQAGMLPERLLPTLFIFVAPPAVIGVAALQFGAPALLAWMLWGMALFLALWAATLTRRITDQPFGIPHWGMSFPLAALAVLSLRLSDTPEGRWLAVPSLALLALASLVMLGLTLATLRGLRAGTLLVPEGPPVIPIKPQPSAA from the coding sequence ATGAGCACCGACCACGCACCCCTGAAGCACCTGATGCCCGGCTGGTTCGCCATCGTGATGGGCTGGTCCGGCCTGGCGCTGGCCTGGCACCGCGCCACGCCGGCGCTCGGCGACATGGCTGCCGGCATCTCGCTGGTGGCCGGCGCCTTCGCGCTGCTGGTCTTCGCGCTGCTGGCTGCCGCGCTGCTGTTGCGCTGGCAACGCCATCACGATGCCATGCTCGAGGACCTGCAGCACCCGGTGCGCCACGCCTTCTTCGCCGCCATCCCGATCTCGGCCCTGCTGCTGATCACGCTGGGCGTCGCGCACTTCGGGCCGGGCGTGCCGGGGCTGGGCGCGCTGTGGCTGATCGCCTCGGTGGCACAGTTCGCCGTCACGCTGTGGGTGCTGTCGCGCTGGCTGCGCGCCACGGCCGCTGCCGGCACCGCGGCGTGGAACTGGGGCGGCATCACCCCGGCGCTGTTCATCCCCATCGTCGGCAACGTGCTCGCGCCGCTGGCCGGCATCCCGCTGGGGTACGGCGCCTGGGCCGCGGCGCAGTTCGGGCTCGGTCTGCTGTTCTGGCCGGTGGTGATGGTGCTGGTGTTCGTGCGTTTCGGCCAGGCCGGCATGCTGCCGGAGCGGCTGCTGCCCACGCTGTTCATCTTCGTCGCACCGCCAGCGGTGATCGGCGTCGCGGCGCTGCAGTTCGGCGCGCCCGCACTGCTGGCCTGGATGCTGTGGGGCATGGCGCTGTTCCTGGCCCTGTGGGCCGCCACGCTGACCCGGCGCATCACCGACCAGCCCTTCGGCATCCCGCACTGGGGCATGAGCTTCCCGCTCGCCGCGCTGGCGGTGCTGAGCCTGCGCCTGTCCGACACGCCCGAGGGCCGCTGGCTCGCCGTGCCGTCGCTCGCGCTGCTGGCGCTGGCCTCGCTGGTGATGCTCGGCCTGACCCTGGCCACGCTGCGCGGACTGCGTGCCGGCACGCTGCTGGTGCCCGAGGGGCCGCCGGTGATTCCCATCAAGCCACAACCGTCCGCTGCGTGA
- a CDS encoding OsmC family protein, which translates to MSSESVTVRLAQRQDYQFDVQFGPGVPLLLADEPAPLGQGLGPSPVQLLAAAVGNCLSDSLLFALRKFKQKPEPLQCEVSAEVGRNAEGRVRVLGLQATLTLGVPGEALEHLERVLGTFESYCTVTQSIAQGIPVRVQVIDAQGAVLK; encoded by the coding sequence ATGTCCAGCGAATCCGTCACCGTGCGCCTGGCCCAGCGCCAGGACTACCAGTTCGACGTGCAGTTCGGCCCGGGCGTGCCCCTGCTGCTCGCCGACGAGCCCGCGCCGCTCGGCCAGGGCCTGGGCCCGTCGCCGGTGCAGCTGCTTGCCGCGGCGGTGGGCAACTGCCTGTCCGACTCGCTGCTGTTCGCGCTGCGCAAGTTCAAGCAGAAGCCCGAGCCACTGCAGTGCGAGGTCAGCGCCGAGGTGGGCCGCAACGCCGAAGGCCGGGTGCGCGTGCTCGGCCTGCAGGCCACCCTCACGCTGGGCGTGCCGGGCGAGGCGCTCGAGCACCTCGAGCGTGTGCTGGGCACCTTCGAGAGCTACTGCACCGTCACGCAGAGCATCGCGCAGGGCATCCCGGTGCGCGTGCAGGTGATCGATGCGCAGGGCGCTGTACTCAAGTAG
- a CDS encoding DUF2892 domain-containing protein, with amino-acid sequence MTIERVIRIMAGFFVMLSLLLGVEGSPLFVSQWFLAFTAFVGFNLFQSGFTNFCPPSILLKKLGMKDDGPSCAR; translated from the coding sequence ATGACCATCGAACGTGTGATCCGCATCATGGCCGGCTTCTTCGTCATGCTCTCGCTGCTGCTGGGCGTCGAAGGCAGCCCGCTGTTCGTCAGCCAGTGGTTCCTCGCCTTCACCGCCTTCGTCGGCTTCAACCTGTTCCAGTCCGGCTTCACCAACTTCTGCCCGCCCAGCATCCTGCTGAAGAAGCTCGGCATGAAGGACGACGGCCCGAGCTGCGCGCGCTGA